In Aedes albopictus strain Foshan chromosome 3, AalbF5, whole genome shotgun sequence, the genomic window aacgcgcagcctcagatcgcgccagaccgcgcacgtatgatttgtacacggtgtgcaccttggctaaaactgttttgcagccgccgggtggagctgtcagccgccgtgtacaaatcaaacgggcgcaatcttatggcggctgactcagatcatcaggatctgagtgattaagctaggatgcacaatatctATCAAAATAAACTTAAGGAATGCAcagaaaaattaaataaaaaagaaactAGAAGCTTTATTGTAATCTTCAACAGACTAGTACATTTTAATATagcaatagaaaaaaaataattcgaTAAAATTGCTCGCATTGTCTATGACAGCTGTGGTCAATCGGGTCAATCCTCCTCGTGCATCGAATGAGGTAGTGCTCGGGATGGTGGCGGAGATCCCACGAGATATCACACTGCGCCGGAATGCCATCGTACCTTGTAATCGGAGCCAACGGGGGAGATGCCTTGGACACGACAGACCGGCTGGTGTGCATGGACTTCGTAGCATTCGAAGCGATCGTTGTTTCATTGGCAGGGCAGCGTCGGAGATGAGAATATTCCGGCCGAGATTCCGGCTGAACGTCGACAACGGTGGCTTCGTACTGGGCACGGAAAACCTCGCGGAAGACATCGCATTGCATTCGCTTCAGGCGTCCTGAAGACGGATGTCCACTTCCTTGTTCTGATCGATGTTCGTTTCGTAAATGAAAaccttatctgaaaaaaaaacatcggtgGTTAAGTCCAGTAAATTTCCCTCACGGTCACGGTAAAATCCTGAGCGGAGAAACACTTACCTCTCGGATGATCCCCACCGAAACGCTTTTTCAAAATCATTGCCGATCGGCGGCAGCTTTCACTTGCGTTTCAGCAAACTGGGCGTGAAATTTCCGCCAGCTTCTCTCGTACATCTTGATTTTtctcactgctgctgctgcttccacCAGACCAAAGTGATCGCGActgataattttcatccaaatatgggtaaatcatgtttacccatatttgagtaaaCTCACTCTACCAACAATATCAGTATTGTTTACCGCTTTTTCTCAGTATGTTTTACTCATAATATGAGTAATGCATATAAAACCCAAATATGGGTGAATAAACTACTCATTTatgggtaaactgatcttagcgtgcagtgccactcttgccgttcgtcacaaaaacattcaaaaacatctgtcacttcgcgaaacccacgtgcttttgtttttggcgggaacactttctcttttgttttgccttgcgactgtcttgcgacggtatgccttgcgagcgtacgaccgccgcaggactctaaagCGAGACAATATTGCGCAACTTATTCgctgggttttaatattttttcagtgTACCTCGCAAAGATGGAAACTGAAAAATATGTGGCAACACTGTTCCATCTGCACACACCAATATCGCACAGACCTGTCTCCCGAAGTGTGACATTTCTTTCCGACACGACAACTGTCGCTTCACATCTTCCTTCACAGTATCATTCCCATCGAGTCGAAATTGAAGCAAAATCACAAAACCTTTCATCTTCCACCGATTTTTAGCCATTGAAAAGTGATTTTAATCTAAATTTACTCATAATAAATCGAATTACCTAACGTACTTTTCTCGTTACAGTGATGGGAGAACATACGCGTGAATAGTGTGCCAACTCAGGAGTTGCGAAACCAGAGCCCCGTTCCGTTTGGCTAGTGTTGTGAAATTTCGGACCCATTCAAGGTCCTTTGTTATTCGGACGTCATCCAACCAACAGTCTTGGCAGCGAATTCGGCAATCGAATGAAGCCACGGCCGTCAAGCTAGATGAAAAATTACAACTACAGTAAACTGAGCCAACGGGACCTGGAAGCCAACTCTTCGGTCTCTTCAGCGGGCACTAGTAGCGGCATCGGCAACAGCCACAGCTTCAACGGTTCGACTGTCATCGATACGGGAATGTATCTTCGGGACTGGCGGCAAGCCTTGAGGACTCCACCCTCGTACCGGATCGGCAACCGGACCATCCGGTTGCAGGTGCACGTCATATGGCCGCTGGCAGTGCTAGCAGCGATACTGCTGTTCCTGTTATACATCATCGGTAGCTCAACGATGACGAGCGGGTCCAGCATGGGCAATATGGACCGCAATTCGGTGATATTTTACAACAGCACCTATCCGCTAACTAGTCCGATCGTGAGCAACGGGATTTACTCGTTCCGGATAGGGGTGATTGCGGATTTGGATACGAATTCGCGGGTCGGCGGCAAGGATTCGTGGAATAGCTACTTCATGAAGGGCTACCTGAGCTACATTCCCTCGAAGGGAACCGTTGCCGTTTCGTGGGACGAAACGGGACCTAGGGAGATGAAATCCAGTTTTTCGCTGAAAGGTAAGAAGTTTGATTTTTCATTGGTGGGTGAAGTGTGTAGGTTTCCTACTTAATCATTTGTTATGGCcgcaagtacacagggtcaaatatttcacAATCCAAGCCCAGGTAGGAACTGAAAATCACACTTTTGCGCAACCTGACTCTATTGGTGTTTATATTAACTTTATCTTCTCCAGGTCGGGGGATGGAACTATCCGAGCTGGTGGTGTTCAACGGAAAGCTTCTCACTTTTGACGATCGTACCGGTCTGGTGTACGTAATAGAAAAGGACAATGTCTATCCGTGGCTGCTACTGATGGATGGTGATGGCAAGGCCAGCAAGGGATTCAAATCCGAATGGGCCACCGTGAAAGATCAGGTCCTCTACGTGGGCTCGATGGGAAAAGAGTGGACCACAGCTAGTGGGGAGTTCGAGAATAACAATCCAATGTTCGTGAAGGCGATCACTGTGCACGGAGAGGTAAGGGATATTAAAAACTGATAACTCAGCAATAGATAACAAGCGAAATCGAATTTTTCAGATCTACCATCTCAACTGGGCAAACAATTTCAAGGCGCTGCGAAGTTCCATCGGCATCGAGTGGCCCGGCTACATGATCCACGAATCGGGCGTGTGGTCCAGCGAAGCCAAAAGGTGGTACTTCCTGCCGAGGCGATGCTCCAGGGATCGCTACAACGAAACGCGCGACGAGCACATGGGCTGCAACTATCTGATCACGGCCGATGAATCGTTCCACTCGATCAAACCGATCGAGCTGAAGCGGACGAATTTTCCTCCCACGCATGGGTTCTCCAGCTTCAAGTTCCTACCGACGACGGAAGACCAAATCATCATAGCCCTCTCGACGGAGGAACTGAACGGTAAAACGTCCAGCTACATCAGTGCGTTCAACGTGAATGGGGAGATGCTGATGCCGGAAACGAGGATACCAACGGATTTCAAGTTCGAAGGTTTGGAGTTTATTTAGGAGCAGTGGGCGGCTGCGCACACACTAAAACTAAAATCCAAAGTCGAACTGAATACCTTTAGCTAAAAATGAATTATTGTACATAGGTAGCGCCGTATGCAAAGATGTGTATTTGTTGAAAGGCACGATATCAGGAAAGTATTACAGTACTAAATTTGAATGCCATAGTTTatccgttgatttttttttcgttgaaactaaaaaacaacatttttcgtGTTGTTGATTCCACAATGGGAATGCAATAGTTTTACCCTCGTTCTATTCAAAGCTTTCAGtagattttgttttattaattCATCTCTAATCTGATGTGATATTCGTCTCTAATTTATTGAACAATAGATAAAATGTGGAATTGAAATTTTCTTGCTGGCTTATTCAATTTTGTGGAAAGAAATTACCTATTTTCGAACTTGAGCTGGATTTATTGCCCATATTGCTAGTACAATACACTTACGTCATGCACCATCATGGTATTCCTTGTACTAAAAACGGTATCCAATCTAGGTATCCAATACACCACATTGATCTTGGGATCCCTTGTACCATTTTAACATATATTAAATAAGCATTTCTTGCACCATATTGAGGTGCATCGAATTGTCTAGGTACCTATCTAATGTACCATATTTACGTCATGCCCCACCTGCACCTTAACCCGAAAGCGGTCGCGTCGCACAGTGGTCAAAATTTTAAAGTAACTGGCGAACATCTCCAAATCGATCCTATAACCAATGCCAAAACcaataccccgaaagccattaccccgaatgctatTTCCCTGCAAAATTTAGACATTTAATTCATAATACTTTTTCCCGAGAATTTCTGATGTGCAGGAATAGTATTTAGCTAATATATGTTATGTTGCTGGAACTGCACTGACACTGAATGCACATAGTATGagacttttttccaggaatttttccaggaatttcttcgggaattccaccgagaatttctccaagaattctactgggaattcctaaagaacttccaccaggaatttcttcaagaattcttccaagaatccttctaggacatcctccagaagttgcttcgggaaatcctcaaggaatttctctggggattcttccaggaactcattcagggattcctccaggaattccacagggaatttatccaggaaatcctccaggaatttgtcaaggaattcctctggaaatgtctccgggaatttttccgaaattttttccaggatttccttcggtaatttccccagtgattcttctgggaatttctccaggaattcctccatgagtttttcaggaattcctctggatttccttcgagaatttccccaggaattcctccatgagttcctccgggaatcactccatgaattgctccgggattttcctcaggaattccttcaagaatttctccagactggatttcgccgagaatttttctaggagtttctccacgaatatatccggaaatgtctccgggaattccttcgggaatttcttcaggaaatccgccaggaattgcttcggaaatttcttcaagaaattgtcaagaatgttcctcctggaatttccccagaaattccttcaggcaaacttccgtatttttttttttcaaaaaaaaaaatccactgggaatttttccaggaagccctctgagaatttctctagaaactcctttgggaattgctccaggatttcctccgggaatggcTCTGGAAGTTCTCCCTGGAAtgaatccagaaattccactaggaatttcttcaggaaatccttccaaaatttctcttggtattcaactaggaatttctttacgactttcttcaggaatttctccgggaattcttctaggactcccatcagcaattcctccggtgatgctttcagtaatttctccagtactttttccgggattatttccaggaattctttcagatatttctccgggaattcctcaagaaattccctcaggagattcctccagagattcttccaggaattttctccggggaatcccccaggaaggagggttccctgaagaattttccagaggaaatgctggagaatttaccggaggaatttctagtaaaatttcctgaggaattcctggagggaatgctggagggattctcagagaaatacttggagaaattcccagaggatttcctgagaaaacctcgaagatttccttcaaaaagtccctaaggaatttcagaagaatccctggagggatttctgatagaattccagaaggaattcctgtaggattttctggaagattcccagaagaaattcccaaaacaattccaggaggatttcatgcaggcattcctggagaaattcttggaagaattacaggataaattcccgaaggtattcgcaaagaaagtcctagagaaattccgggaaaaattcccagagggtttagtgagaaaaaaaacacgaaaaacttcctcaagagattcctgaaaaaaaatcccagaggattttcttgaaaaaaaaaaccgaaagtttTCCTTAGACAATTatcggataaattcctggagaaactccaggaaaaattcccgtataaattcctagagaaattcttggaaggattcctaTTGAAcatcccgggggaattcctgaaggaaatcccgg contains:
- the LOC109422742 gene encoding apyrase, with amino-acid sequence MKNYNYSKLSQRDLEANSSVSSAGTSSGIGNSHSFNGSTVIDTGMYLRDWRQALRTPPSYRIGNRTIRLQVHVIWPLAVLAAILLFLLYIIGSSTMTSGSSMGNMDRNSVIFYNSTYPLTSPIVSNGIYSFRIGVIADLDTNSRVGGKDSWNSYFMKGYLSYIPSKGTVAVSWDETGPREMKSSFSLKGRGMELSELVVFNGKLLTFDDRTGLVYVIEKDNVYPWLLLMDGDGKASKGFKSEWATVKDQVLYVGSMGKEWTTASGEFENNNPMFVKAITVHGEIYHLNWANNFKALRSSIGIEWPGYMIHESGVWSSEAKRWYFLPRRCSRDRYNETRDEHMGCNYLITADESFHSIKPIELKRTNFPPTHGFSSFKFLPTTEDQIIIALSTEELNGKTSSYISAFNVNGEMLMPETRIPTDFKFEGLEFI